The Nocardia sp. XZ_19_385 genome window below encodes:
- a CDS encoding cytochrome P450 — MTTASVEPLIFDPYDYRFHEDPYPTYQRLRTEAPLYHNPELGFWALSRHVDVTNGFRDATRLSSANGVSLDPAAYGPHAHRVMSFLAMDDPRHLRLRRLVFKGFTPKRVAEMEDRIEELTLSYLEPALDRGSFDWIDEVAGKLPMDVISELMGVPAADRAEIRRLADLVVHREDGVLDIPMAAAKASMTLIGYYADMVAERRRAPADDLTSALLNVETDGDRLTEEEIIGFMFLMVVAGNETTTKLLGNALYWGAKNPGEYAKVAADDHLVSDWVEETLRYDTSSQILARTATTDIDYPYGTIPAGSKVLLLIGSANRDPDVFADGDDFHIERTDKSALASFGAGVHFCLGAHLARLETNVALREFASRVREYDVVDAGIERVHSSNVRGFAKLPITVEVR; from the coding sequence ATGACTACCGCGTCGGTGGAGCCGCTGATCTTCGACCCGTACGACTACCGCTTCCACGAGGATCCCTACCCGACCTATCAGCGGCTGCGCACCGAAGCGCCGCTGTATCACAACCCTGAACTCGGGTTCTGGGCATTGTCGCGGCATGTGGATGTCACGAACGGTTTCCGGGATGCGACCCGGTTGTCGAGCGCCAACGGCGTCTCCTTGGACCCGGCCGCCTACGGCCCGCACGCGCACCGGGTGATGTCGTTCCTCGCGATGGACGATCCCCGGCATCTGCGCCTGCGCCGGCTGGTCTTCAAAGGCTTCACCCCCAAGCGTGTCGCCGAAATGGAAGACCGCATCGAAGAACTCACGCTGTCCTACCTGGAACCCGCTCTCGACCGCGGGTCCTTCGACTGGATCGACGAGGTCGCGGGCAAGCTGCCGATGGACGTGATCTCCGAACTGATGGGCGTGCCCGCCGCCGACCGCGCCGAAATCCGCCGCTTGGCCGACCTGGTCGTGCACCGTGAGGACGGCGTCCTCGACATCCCGATGGCCGCCGCCAAGGCCTCCATGACCCTGATCGGCTACTACGCCGACATGGTCGCCGAACGCCGCCGCGCTCCCGCCGACGACCTGACCTCCGCCCTGCTGAACGTCGAAACCGACGGCGACCGGCTCACCGAGGAGGAGATCATCGGCTTCATGTTCCTGATGGTCGTCGCGGGCAACGAGACCACCACGAAACTCCTGGGCAACGCGCTGTATTGGGGCGCGAAGAACCCGGGGGAGTACGCCAAGGTCGCCGCCGACGACCACCTGGTCTCGGACTGGGTCGAGGAGACGCTGCGCTACGACACCTCCAGCCAGATCCTGGCCCGCACCGCCACCACCGACATCGACTACCCGTACGGCACGATCCCGGCCGGGTCGAAGGTGCTGCTGCTGATCGGCTCGGCCAACCGTGATCCCGACGTCTTCGCCGACGGCGACGACTTCCACATCGAACGCACCGACAAGTCCGCGCTCGCGAGTTTCGGTGCGGGCGTGCACTTCTGCCTCGGCGCGCACCTGGCCCGACTGGAAACCAACGTCGCCCTGCGCGAATTCGCCTCGCGGGTCCGCGAATACGACGTGGTCGACGCCGGGATCGAGCGCGTGCACTCCAGCAATGTTCGCGGATTCGCGAAACTCCCCATCACCGTGGAGGTCCGGTAA